TTCCTCATGGATTTCTTGAATAGGAATGGCCTGCAAGCCTGTAAAAACCAACCATAGCAAAGATCGATGTCACTGTCTGGTTTGactgctatatatatatatatatatatactacaaACAGACATGTTTAACGTTGTTTGCTGTAAATTTACCAGAGACACGAAGAGGaagagagagaagaaaaagagcatCTTCGATGTGGTATCGAAAGTTCCGGTAATGGAGTTCCAAGCTAAACTACCCATGCTGGGAGCAGCGAAGAACAAGAAGAACGTTGGTCGTAAAATCGTAGGGAGAGAATTTTGACCCGATAAGCGTTGATAGAGTGTAACAAAGAGTACCAAATAGTGAACCATACCAAGTGACCACATACAAACTGCACTCTCTTTCCAGCCCATCTGTGCTGCAGCTCGAGCGGCTACCAAGTTCCCAATCACCGATATCAGGCTAGTCGGGTTTGCCATTACCGATAGAAACCGTTTCTCCGTTGTGAACCATTGTCcgtatattttaatatcaaGCATTGCCAAGGGAACAATAAAGGTCCAACAGAGAATCATATGAAGAAGGCTGGAATTCTGAAGGAGAATCGGTGCAGATTGAAGCAAGGCAAGCCATGAAATCCAAGGAGCATACAGATAGTTAACTCCGATATGGTGTGAGAACTCGGCCTTAACCAAATCGAACTGAAAGTAACATCGGAGAGCATAAACCAAAGTCAGTGAAATCTGTGTTAAAGCAGCCAGACACCATAGCAGCAAACAAGCCGTAGATGGGAGCTTCCTGAAAACATGCAGAACATCTCGAGAAACACCATTTGGTTGAGTCAGAATCTTCCACAACAAAGCTTGACACCCAAGGGAAAGGCTTATCCTAAAATACCCAGCATGGATCTTCGTTAATATATTGGAACATGATGGAGAAAGCGCCTCACCGCTGTTGTTCTTCTCTGGGTGGTCAGTACTGCTAATAGAAGCTTCTACTATGAGCTGAGTTGGTGGTTTGCATTCTATTTCTTCCATCATTAGGTTaagaattatagattaaaactTTGggtttgtgtttgtgtttgggTTTGGCCTTTACGATAAGGCTGCTTGcatctatatatatagatgATCGAAACAATCAATAGAAAACTGCACCAACTGATTCTTTGAAAAGGGTTCGTGGGAGAAAGGTGTGGACTTATCACCAAGAATAGAGTAATAGAACCTTCTTTTTGACGTGACAAAAACCTAATTACTCAAAAACAAAGAACTACTCAAGATGGAAACATATATTGCGTCTTCCGTGGCCAACatatatatttggtatatttcagaaagaaaaaaaaaacaagaaagggTGATGAAGTGGGTGGGACTTTCATGCACCTAGCCAAGAACCTGGCTTTACTCAAGGctcgaattattatttaataattaaatttatttaatgttaaatggAGAGTAATTCATGCCCTTGGAtaaaaagcaagaaaaaaaaaaagcttgtgtaagaaataatttttataaaattgaattgcCTCCTGACCCGAACCGTGGTTAGGCTTAGTGGGAATGATGTCACATTTATCTTTTGAGGGGTTGATTAAAGAAGTTGATGACAAAATGTAAACTATATGAACCACGCAAAAGAATTTTAGGATACGTGAGGTATaaatttttcagtttttattgGGTTGAAATAGACCCCTATCTTTTGCTTTTGGATTTGTAGGATGCAGGGAAAACATCAAATGCCATATTTAAGAACTGACCTGGGAATAGTATTCGCATTGTCTTAGCCTAATTTGTAGTAAATGCAATATCTTTGAATAGATGCTGAAGTTAATGCATGTGTAGTTGGAGATGAGTCATACGTGAATGGGTTAATATTACTTAATTAAGCTCAAGGAATAGGAAATGgagaatatatacatatacatatacatatatatacacgtaaatgatatatatatgtatgtatatatatccaTGGTTGGTGTTTGCTCATGAAATTCCGCAAGAAAAGGAATGGGGAAAAAGCAATGGTGTTGAGGGACTGGCAATTTGGCATCCGACACGCTTAGGCGGCTGACAAGATAAAAGAAGATAccttataatatgtatataatataatataatataatattatatgtatatataatgatCCTCAAGTTTTTTGGTTGAGGCATCCACTTTCAGTAGGCGTGAGTAGGTCATTCTCTTTTTCGGATTTAATCTGTAATAAAGATCAATAATCCTTGGCTATAAATTCTATTATGTGATCTTTCAGGGATTGAGAGGCCGTATATTAACAGCCAAATTAGGTTGCTTTAATTGGATATTTACGGGAAGATGGTGATCATGAGAGCTTCCATTGCTTTCCATATGATAGgagatatatataatatttcatgGAGATTTATTCTTTGTGTTGCAAGTGTTGATTTGCAGACTTAGATCTTGTGTTCTTGATGCCTCAACAGTGAACAGTTAGTAGTGATGATGGAACTTAGTATGccaatatttttttactatttattaagTAGATATTACTCTCAAATTAGTTCCCaccaaaattacataaatataattatataattaaaataagttatattatttgagggtattttagcCTGTTGATTTTCACAAAAACCAATGAAAATATGCCTATGGTCGGATTTAAACCCACACCAAgcagttaataaaattttaaatttgccacttaactaaatttttattttaatatatttttatacattttattttaatattcacaatttattatctccatcagttgtatatattaataattaataatgttgttaattgagttagtgtcacaagttaactcgaCATTAACTCATAATTGATGATAAcatcatgataaataattgtagtgcatttagaattgttaatatgatgtatttatgttgttaagttcatatattattatgattaattagtttcaaacaatacattttattgtttattgtatgttattttaaacacatatcGTGTTTTAAATTATGGTTTCCACATGTCTGCACATGTGATAGGATttctagtattaataatatatttgattgagttggtgtcatcggttaaactatttttcattttaatttcatacatattgCATACgtgttgatattattattagtgtCAAACCatacgtttcattatttattttatattatttttaaacatacattttattcaaaatttgtgATTTCCTCACGCATACGTGATAGGATTTTTAGTATTAACAATGTATTTAATAGAGTTGGTCTTACAAGTTAAACCATTTTCATTATATTGCATATGTGGTGtggtgttattattattagtttcaatccttacatttcatttttttgtatgttatttttagacacaaatttttattcaaaatttatggtttcCACACACGAATCTTGTGATAGGATTTctagttttaataatattattaattgactTGGTGCCATAAGTAAGCTCGACATTAACTCACAATTGATGAAAATACCATTGTAAATAATTATGTGCATTTAGTATTgttaatatgatttatttatgttgttaaTTTCATGTTAGTCTCAAACCAtcttgttaagtatgactctattttagtcaaatttgagaaataatcttctagttaaactcatttatttgtttcaatcaaacattgattagtttagattattttattattatttgacatatgaatttagcctataaataggctcttttacaaccttagaaaaacaccattagagattagaactcataacacatttagagaattttgtgtttatgttttgagagttctttatttttgggtttttggggattagttttatctccatcttttgtactcttcattttttttgccattatagtaaaattatctttgcccgtggttttttatcctctttagaggggtttttccacgttaaatttgtgtgttcaatttctcaatttattccgctatttttgttacttgttgcttaatcgggtcaattcctgacaagtggtatcagaactagtttaattttcatagatcagcccattcagatatggcagcaacaaggtttgaaattgagaagttcgatgataagacaaatttcaatctgtggcaagttcggatgatgacgattctagttcaatccggtttgaaaaaggttgttactgggaaaaagcctgagaatctaaataaaacagaatgggaagagcttgatgaaaaggccttgtctacAATCCAGTTGTACCTCGCGAATACaatattgcaggaggtattgatggagaagacctcatccgccttgtgaaaaatgttagaaactctttatgcaactaagtctttggctaatcgtttagtgttgaaacaacgtctatttacatTTCGCATGAAcaaaggtgagcttcttagagatcacatcggtcaattcattactcttttaaatgatttaaagaactttgatgttcatattgatgatgaagatcaagctatgctattattgtgttttttacccccttcatacaagtctttcagggagaccctgatttatggcagagacaaactctcgttcgaatatgtgaagggtcatttgttgagtagagacaaactcgaaaatgagcttcatttggatagcaagcCAGATATGCTTTCGTTTTGAtggcatcaaagaaacgagacaaaatgtgttgctattgtaaaaagttaggtcatgtCAAAgaagattgttataaactgcgaaataaaagagctactGAGAGTAACGaagaagatgtagctggtgctaatttgattgatgaaagtggtgatgatttcttgttagtgtcaatgagcgataactccaagttcacgtccgagtggatcctagattcaggatattctttccacatgtgtcccaatagagaatggttctccacatacagttcggttgaaggtggagttgtgcgcatgagaaattattcatctagtaaggtaattggtattggtactgttaaaattaagatacacgatgggacgattaggacactctcagatgttaggtatgtacctgatttatgaaagaatctcatctccttgagtattttagacttaaaAGGATACAtaatcaacatcgagtcaagcggcattaaagtatctcgtggagctctcgttttgttaaaaggtaaaagaactggcagtctttatattctggaaggttctacagtgaccggtgaaatcggacgtccctcgtccattacagagtcgaagtcaactcgtttggagctgAGGAAACTTGGTCATTAGAGGGAAAATTGTATGACCATTTTGTTGAAGAGAgattctcttttggatgcaggttttgaaaagttaaggcACTGTGTTCGTAAAAATTAGactcgggttagttttgatttggcagtgtacaagtcaaAGGCTagagtcttccagtttctaagcacagattcgactcagttaattccctgcatagttcaagataggctcgtggcgggctttggcaaagatggcgttgaagaaatatgagtcaaggtggagatttgttaagtatgactcttattttcagtcaaatttgagaaataatcttctagttaaactctgtttatttgttttaatcaaacactgattagtttagactattttattattatttgacatatgaatttagcctataaataggctcttttacaaccttagaaaaaacacccattagagattagaactcataacacatttagagaattttgtgtttacgtcttgagggttctttattttcgagtttttagggtttagttttatctccatcttttgtactcttcgtgtttttttttgccattatagtaaaattatctttgcccgtggttttttatcctctttggaggggtttttccacgttaaatttgtgtgttcaatttctcaatttattccactatttttgttacttgttgcttaatcgggtcgatccctaacACATACGTTTCATAGTTTATTGTATGTTAGTTTTAAACACAAATCTGTGTTTTAAATCCATGGTTTCCACATGCATACCCGTGTGATAGGATTTTTAGTATTgataatgtatttgattgagttgatgtcaaaagttaaactatttttcattttaatttcatgcatATTGCACATATGGtgctgttattattattattactagtTTCAAATCTTACgtctcattatttattttatgttatttttaaacatacattttattcaaaatttatggcTTCAACACGAATAGGTGTGTGATAGGATTTTCAGtattaataatgaatttgattgagttggtgtcacaagttaaactatttttcattttaatttcaatacgTATTGCATatgtgttgttattattattagtttcaaaccttacgtttcattatttattatatgttattttaaacacatatttttattcaaaatttgtaGTTTCACACACATACATGTGTGGTAGAATTCTagtattaataatgttgttaattgagttggtgtcacaagttaactcgaCATTAACTCACAATTAATGTTAAAGTCGAGATAAATAATTATAGTGCATTTAGTATtgttaatatgatgtatttattttgttaatgtcacgtgttattatgattaattagtttcaaaccataaatttcattgtttattatttgttatttttaaacacatatctatattttaaatctttgaTTGTCACACTTATACGTGTGTGATAAGATTTctagtatatgtatatgttaatgcattatgttgaaaaatatgaaactaacCTTTAAATACTAGGGAAGTGCCGACTTCTCTAGCACCAAAgctatttaatgataatttccATATTTGAGTATTGATAAtttattgaactatttgaaTGGGTTGTGCTTATTATTTGGAGTATATTTAGCCCATAAAAAAGGCCGTTTTAGTTGGGAGACTCATATTGAAGATTGGATCGAACTAAAACACCCAAGTCAATCCATTGCAACATAGGCATTGGATTGGATTGAAACTCTATAATATTAGTTGCCAAGAGTCCATGATTGGTTTATTCTCTATTTTATATTGTAACCAGTTTACTGTATTACTGTTTTAATGAGATTGTTATAGATATTCAATGTTAGCAAGTCTTGAACATAAATCTATTTAAAGGATAGACTTGTATAGGTTAATATACCGAGAGTTTTTAGCACTTATTTTGTTTAAGGTAAGGAACGCTTCTTTAAGTGCAATTTTTTAGTAAAACCATTTGTGTTAATGTTTTACTTGTTAAGTTCACAGGGTGAAGTTAGTGGTGAGTGTATCTATCTTCAAGGTTTGAAAGTGAGGAGAATCATCATGAAGTGTGAGAGAGGTTAGGATCACTTGTTGTAATTGTTGAAGATAGTGTATATTTCTCACCGAGTTAGACTCTACAGATGTAGGGAAATCGAATTGTGTAAATAATTTTCGTGTCTTCTTTGTGTTTTTGGTTTCAAGTTTTGGTGACAAAGAAGTGCCCACGTCTCTGTCACTCCTTACAAGCACTTAGATTATTTTGTAAgcaacaatttaataatttcaattggtatcagagttttCCATTTAACATAACTAGTGGAGGTCCTAAAGGTTTCTAGAATCAAGTTATGGAAGGCTTTTTACATCTTGACCTCTTATGGTCGAAGTTGAAAACTAAGCTTATTAGAAAACACATatgaatgcataaattaagcCTGTTGATGAAAATGCATGGCATGATGTATTGACAAGTTGGGAACCCCTTAAGATGGACACTGAAAGTGGGAGAGTAGTTAAGCCTAAAAATCAGTGGACCATTGAGGaagaataatttatatgctAGATTTTATGGAGTTGATCTTCAAGAATTCAAAAGAATTGCCAAATGCACTATGAAAAAATTAATCTGGGATATATTGGAGACTGCTTATGAAGGCACTACAACTGTCAAACAATTAAATATGCAAATGTTAACATATAGATTTGAAAGTCTTAGAATGCAAGAATCAGAAATAATTGGTGAATTCTATGCTAAGTTTTGCGATCTTTCAAATCAAGCATTCGTATTGGGAGAAGAGTACTCTAATACAAAGCTTGTTAGAAAAGTTCTAAGATCTTTTCTTGAGTGGTTCGCGATAAAGGTTATTGTTATTGAAGAGGCCAAGGGTCTGGAAAGGTTAGCCATTAATGAACTTATTAGctcattataaaattttgagatgaaTCTTGACGATGCAAAGCGAGGTAGGAATAAAGAAGATAAGAACCTAGCTTTTCAAGCCACTGAGGCAGTGCCTACTTCCTCTAATGTATCTATTGAAGATCTTTAAGAGCGAATTGCCCTACTAACTTAGAACTTCAATAAGGCCTTTAAGAAACAAActagaaagttaaaaaaaatttaaggtagTTCAAATGCTCCAAAAAACCATAACCAAGGGAATTGTCATCAAGAAAGAGCTAGAGAAGGATATAAAGAAAAGAGTAAAGTGCTATGAGTGTCAGGGGTATGACTACATTCAATCTGAGTGTGCCAACACcttgaagaaaaagaagttaTTATGTGTTACATGGAATGATGATGACTCATCTAGTGGGTTTGATTCTAAAAAggatcatcaaaattttattgcCTTCACTGCCAATGTGAAAGATGATTTTAAAAAGGAACTTGATACGGGGTGTGATGAGGATTTTCTAAAGACTTACAAAGACATGTTGGGAAAATAGAGCATGGTGTGCGAGGCCAACACACAATTGTTTCAAGAAATCAAGCTATTGAAAGATGAGAATGCCAAGCTAATCAAATAGGTTATAGGCTAATCAAATAGGAACTAGTTGAAACTAAATTGATGCTTGAAAAGTTTGCAAGCAGCAACAATAAGCTTAATGAGATGTTAGGAGCTGGTAAAAGAGATAAAGGCAGAGGGGGCTTTGGATTTGTAGATCAAGGGAAAGTTGTATAGGAACAAGTTATTGTGTCCATTAAGTCTTTAAAAGAAACGAAAGAAAGTTCAAAGATTATAATTGTCAagcttataaaaatattaggcaTCCTCATATGGTAAGTTTCCATTATTGTGGTGCTCCGAGTCACATAAGGTCATGTTGTTTCAAAATGCTTCATGATCTGATATGGAAGAATTTAGTGCCTAGGGTACTGCCCACTTTCCATGGCACTGCAACTAGAAAAGTGTAGAAACAAAATTGGGTAAAGAAAGAAGTCAAATGTTTGCTAGTTGCTTATCGATATTTAAAGTATACTATATATGGGatttggtattttgataatGGTTGTTCTAAAAAAATCTAGTGAGTATTAGCCAACTTTGTTACCAAGGTATGTTggttaaatttactaaaaacaaACGCATTATCATGAATAAAATTGATGAAGTGATCATGGAAGGAGGTCAAACCTTTGATAATTGTTATAAAACCATGACTAAAATAGGCTACAATAGTGCTAGAACATCACATTTAGAGCTATGGCATGAAAAGCTTGGTCACATCCATTTTGAGGGATTACAAAAGCTGGTTAGATATGAGGCAGTTTAAGGCATTTCCAAACTTACAGGAAcaatttgttggaaaaaatctagCTCGAAAAAGGGTTTTCTTACacaatggaaaaataaaaatttgaaaatcgagcTGATTTGTGATattattagtaataaaatttttcccGAAATCACACCTGTGTTTTGGACTAGATGGATCCTAGACATTCCTGGCTTTCAACTGAATAACCTTTgctgctattctcgtaccagGAACTGCTTTGAATATAGGCTCGAATACTTTCGAATCAAACACAgatccaaaatttattttctttacttttagtgGGAAAGTAAAACTATCTCTCTTATAAAAATTggtattaattattattgccgaaaaatataatttatacttaaaaataaattctcactatttttgggcaaaataacaatatctcagAGTTGTGTAAAacttattgtatttttatagagAGAGGAAGTGAAACCCTAATTGAATTAGTAGAATGCATTTAATgcctatttaatagaaaaataatccCCTAGTTGAAATAGAAGAGAGAGGGGCGACAACCCTATTTAAAATACTAGGGTTTTTCGTCCCTGTGTATTTAATATGAGGGGCTTTGAGTCTTTCCTATATTGGGTCTAATTATAAATGCTTTTTGGaattttaacccaacactttataattcaatccaacccaatatatgattttttatttcccaaaataaatattataaattaatttaaattaattaattttccaattaaataattttctcgaTCGATTCGattcgttaaaatcatgacaactttaccttaaaagaatgtatgagaaaatatatttaatatttctacattcaatggattcaaaatgaccaattaatttaatttcatttttgaacttcaaatatttaattagttattaataaattgaaaaaccataaattaattctcaGGTCATTcccatacttagtgagaaaacttgatccatttctatccatttatgtttatttgatttaacatgcaattcatttctggtttcaacaagCTAACGAAGGGACCGATTGAacatatgtgattagggctcaaatgatttaaaattaagttctaGGTTTTCGCATATTagttataaactcatttagtcatgaagttaTTCCACTATGGTACCGTGACTGAGCTCTTcctaattacataccattaaGAAAGCTACTCGATTAGttctcgtccaatgaccttgtcataagtgtgttaccctcataggatatccttaatctctttgggataaatatgttctctcaatatgatcttatttcatctcatggtaactattacatcttccttcatgaaaagtcaattactactatatagtaattaagtcgtttatcacaaagacaaacgacccatgaccacgtttacttttcatctatcatgtaatgccaatgagaggatatcatttacccatgtcttgggctatgaattccattattttgaatgatgctacatattgcAGAAGTCGCGTACCCAATGTACTAGCTTtaggttccttatctattttaacttaggcttttacttacaccaaagtatatgagtcacacatagatagtccatcatccacttaggattgaggtatgccacactatgagcatcacaaatgaataaatccataaatgaattTAGGATCTATTTTGCTTGGGTCCAATTCGATGTACTATTAGtccagttagtcacatctatgtcacTATTGTCTAAAAGTCATCCattgatgcccaagacaaagtaTCCCCCCAATTGGagttgatagatgacatattagtctttcaataatttttctcattttcgattagactaaggacatttttaagtttgtttactaatataagttgttttTCTTATGACTCGACCATGTAATACcgtttagtattagttaaacactAGACAactagtgagctaatatttgcttttatgtttctttacacataaaaattacatgATGACATCATACAAaggatattaatgtaattcatgaataattttattaaccaatttgttcaaaaaattacaagtgtacaaaatgaatatactacaattagggcactagatccaacaacATTCTTAAAGTTTACAGTAGCTGTGTGAAGGGTAAACAACATCGTGAAAAACATTAGAAATTAACCCACATTCATAGCAAAGCCTCACTTGTACTTTTTCACATTGATCTAATTGGTTCTGTTTAAATAGGAAGCCTTGAAGGAAAAAGATATGCCATTGTGTGTGTTGATGACTACTTTAGTTTCACATGGGTAAGGTTCCTTAGAGAAAAATCTGAGgcatttgatgaatttaaatcATTGTGTAAGGGGCTCAtgaatttaaaaggaaaaattattgGGTTAATAAGGATAATACGCAGTGATCATGGACGAGAGTTTGAAACTGAAGAGTTTGGGCAATTTTATGATGAAGAAGGGAGTTTTAGGTTCCAAAACTGCTCAGCAAAATGTAGTAGaacacaataaaaaaatgtacaaGAAATGGCAAGAGTGATGTTCAACAGTAAAAACATTTCACATCGAGGTTGAGGCTGTTAACACAACCAAATATGTAATAAACAGGGTTATGATCAAGCCTAGATTCGAATAACTCTATATGAATTGTGGAAAAGAAATAAGCCTATAATGTAGAACTTTCATGTCATTAGAAGTACGTATTACATCTTGAAAGATAGCGAACAccaagataagtttgattttaaatctTATGAAAGCATCTTCATTGAGTATGTAGTGATCAATAAGGCCTAAAGGGTGTTCAACAAGCGAACTAAAAATGTTATGGAGTTAATAAATATGGTGGTAGATGATGCTGGAGTTCATGAAATCCATGGCGATTATGATGAGAACACAACTTCCAATCTAGTGCCTGAGACAATACCCATTCCCCTTGGCACTACCAAGACTAGTGAAAACATAGAAGTGGAAAATCAAGAAAGTGGTGTTAGTGATGAAACCAATGAGCAGTCCAATAATGGTGAACCCATATGACTTCGATAGGGTAAGGTAAGGTATTCATGGATAGGCAATATCGATTTCGGGTTAATTCCAACCTATATGACTTCCTAGgattgtcaagcctagggtttaaatTCTTCCTTCCCCAACCACTGATCTACTAAGTGATGCTTGGTAGGCAATACCGATTTCAGGTTCATACCTACCAAGATGACTTCCTAAGGTtgtcaatcctagggtttaattACACTCAACTAGATTCAACTAATCCTAATTGAACTCTAcctgttaattaattaattagattaaacaATTGAAACATGCGAAATATGTATAAAGCATGAattgattctaatctttacacaaatattcaattaacaatgttaaaaaaaagaagtaaagaaTAGAATAAGGAAAAGAGATGTTCATGAATTTATCGATGAAAGCGTGAATTTGAAACAATCTCCACTCGTGAGAGTTTCACTTTGGAATAGGATCTTCcgattacaagaacataaaataaactaagtaaaaactaagaacaaaataaaaaccaaacaatGATTTCTATCTCCTTAAAAATTACCTGTTTAATTTGGTTACaatggcctttatataggctaaactTGGTGTATTAAAGTGCCTAAACTTTCCTTGAAGTTCTTAGAGTTTGATTAGGACAAATACTCCTAATTTCCTTAAAAAATGCAGTTGTTACATGTAAGGTCTCTTTGGGTAGCGTAGAATTGGTGTTGCAACACAGGCCtgctatgttgcaacattggATCCAATGTCATGACCTTTAAGAGTGATGTCACGAAACTAAAGGCAATTTCACTCTAGGACTTGTTTTTGCTTCTACCTTTGATGTTGTGACATCAATGTCTTGGTGTTGCGA
This genomic stretch from Gossypium raimondii isolate GPD5lz chromosome 6, ASM2569854v1, whole genome shotgun sequence harbors:
- the LOC105774154 gene encoding S-type anion channel SLAH4, with protein sequence MMEEIECKPPTQLIVEASISSTDHPEKNNSGEALSPSCSNILTKIHAGYFRISLSLGCQALLWKILTQPNGVSRDVLHVFRKLPSTACLLLWCLAALTQISLTLVYALRCYFQFDLVKAEFSHHIGVNYLYAPWISWLALLQSAPILLQNSSLLHMILCWTFIVPLAMLDIKIYGQWFTTEKRFLSVMANPTSLISVIGNLVAARAAAQMGWKESAVCMWSLGMVHYLVLFVTLYQRLSGQNSLPTILRPTFFLFFAAPSMGSLAWNSITGTFDTTSKMLFFFSLFLFVSLACRPFLFKKSMRKFNVAWWAYSFPLTFLAMAAVEYSREVKCHLATLLMLLLSVVSVLVFLGLMMLTAANIDRLLGGTDDPILAFCKNKKPNAGATTK